A DNA window from Vigna angularis cultivar LongXiaoDou No.4 chromosome 1, ASM1680809v1, whole genome shotgun sequence contains the following coding sequences:
- the LOC108326681 gene encoding WAT1-related protein At1g25270, which yields MNHIVKVMQELKPPFLMMLVQVAYTGNTVIASLAITDGMSIRVFSAYRHIFGAVITFILAFIFERKNRPKLTWRVLVMTFFCGLFGGSLFQNPFFNAIALVSATYANAVFNMVPVVTFVFSFLYGYEKLNLRTVTGKTKVMGTIIGVNGTMMLSFFKGVEINIWKNIHINLMHKKDNDQKGASDGKQWIGVLSGIGCCFSFSVWLIIQAKLSKEYPSHHSSTSLMNSMAAVQATLFALCVEKDWNQWKLPSAIRILAAIYSGIAVTTFVNIVTSWCVRKKGPLYASVFNPLTLVLVATTAPLLLQEKLYLGSVLGAALIVCGLYMVLWSKSKEMKQQTDLVSSETELSSTTEVVVVSTTNKNELAITGE from the exons ATGAACCATATAGTGAAAGTGATGCAAGAGTTGAAGCCTCCCTTCCTGATGATGCTGGTGCAGGTTGCATACACGGGAAATACTGTGATTGCTAGCCTTGCCATAACTGATGGAATGAGCATTAGAGTATTCAGTGCCTACCGACACATTTTTGGAGCTGTTATCACTTTTATTCTTGCTTTTATTTTCGAAAG aaaaaacagACCAAAGTTGACATGGAGAGTGCTCGTGATGACATTTTTTTGTGGATTATTTGG gGGGAGTTTATTCCAAAATCCTTTTTTCAACGCCATAGCGTTGGTATCAGCAACATATGCTAACGCTGTTTTCAACATGGTTCCTGTGGTCACTTTCGTCTTCTCCTTTTTGTACGG cTACGAAAAGTTAAACTTACGAACTGTAACAGGAAAAACTAAGGTGATGGGAACGATAATTGGAGTTAATGGGACAATGATGTTGTCATTCTTTAAAGGGGTAGAAATAAATATTTGGAAGAATATTCACATTAATCTTATGCATAAAAAGGATAACGATCAGAAAGGAGCATCAGATGGAAAACAGTGGATAGGTGTTCTAAGTGGTATTGGATGTTGCTTCAGTTTTTCAGTATGGCTCATCATTCAG GCTAAGCTGAGTAAGGAATATCCAAGCCACCACTCAAGTACATCGTTAATGAATTCAATGGCAGCAGTACAAGCCACACTCTTTGCCCTTTGTGTTGAAAAAGATTGGAATCAATGGAAGTTGCCTTCAGCTATTAGGATTTTGGCGGCAATCTATTCG GGAATTGCAGTCACTACATTTGTTAATATTGTCACTTCGTGGTGTGTACGGAAGAAAGGTCCATTATATGCATCTGTATTCAATCCCCTTACCCTTGTGCTCGTGGCTACCACCGCTCCACTCTTATTACAAGAGAAACTATACCTTGGAAG TGTACTTGGCGCAGCGCTAATTGTGTGTGGCTTGTACATGGTGCTGTGGAGTAAAAGCAAAGAAATGAAACAACAAACTGATTTGGTGTCATCAGAGACAGAATTAAGTAGTACGACTGAGGTTGTTGTAGTGTCCACCACCAATAAGAATGAGTTAGCAATAACAGGTGAATAG
- the LOC128195055 gene encoding uncharacterized protein LOC128195055, with amino-acid sequence MIVFLASTLPPPKSATAPKPMAPELSTTIASSGDILGATELRGPVNYKYNDLKAGTKNFSAENKLGEGGFGAVYKNRTRFVSLGAVSNDLVEESVEGDDLRSRILRLRLPKRSATNILQKWVLQGNPVTLSQLRDISKELRRSQGKVVQLLFVLSYHAVCIRFVWLIVGVVH; translated from the exons ATGATTGTCTTTCTTGCTTCGACACTGCCTCCACCCAAATCCGCAACTGCTCCAAAGCCAATGGCGCCAGAGTTATCTACAACGATTGCTTCCTCAG GTGACATACTGGGAGCAACTGAGTTAAGAGGACCAGTTAACTACAAATATAATGATTTGAAAGCTGGAACTAAAAATTTCAGTGCTGAAAATAAACTTGGAGAAGGAGGTTTTGGTGCTGTATACAAG AACAGAACAAGATTTGTGTCTTTGGGTGCTGTGAGCAATGATTTAGTTGAAGAGAGTGTGGAAGGTGATGACCTAAGGAGCAGAATCTTGAGGCTAAGGCTCCCCAAGCGAAGCGCCACAAACATTCTTCAGAAGTGGGTCCTTCAAGGGAATCCTGTTACGCTCTCTCAGCTTCGAGATATTTCCAAAGAGCTTCGAAGATCACAAGGGAAAGTAGTGCAATTGCTGTTTGTTTTGTCATATCATGCAGTATGTATTAGATTCGTTTGGTTAATTGTAGGTGTAGTGCATTAG